A region from the Canis lupus dingo isolate Sandy chromosome X, ASM325472v2, whole genome shotgun sequence genome encodes:
- the GYG2 gene encoding glycogenin-2 isoform X3, with the protein MPVSDQAFVTLATNDIYCQGALVLGQSLRNQRATRRLVVLITPQVSNLLRVILSKVFDEVIEVNLIDSADYIHLAFLKRPELGVTLTKLHCWTLTHYSKCVFLDADTLVLSNIDELFDRTEFSAAPDPGWPDCFNSGVFVFQPSLETHGLLLQHATDHGSFDGADQGLLNSFFSSWSTADIHKHLPFIYNLSSNTAYTYSPAFKRFGSSVKVVHFLGPTKPWNYKYNPQTGSVLEEGSGLANQHQTSFLNLWWKIYQHSILPLYESFQDEEDHASPGHTAAVEELGAISAVGSSQPWPAQGPVEQTVVSDDTPPSPKGCHAEDVDLAVSVFEISIEEKVKELSPEEERRKWEEGRIDYMGKDAFARIQEKLDRFLQ; encoded by the exons TGTCTGACCAGGCGTTCGTGACGCTGGCCACCAACGACATCTACTGCCAGGGCGCACTGGTCCTGGGCCAGTCCCTGAGGAACCAGAGGGCGACCAGGAGGCTGGTGGTGCTCATCACCCCACAGGTGTCCAACCTGCTCAG GGTTATCCTCTCCAAGGTGTTTGATGAAGTAATCGAGGTAAACCTGATAGACAGTGCAGACTACATCCACCTGGCCTTTCTGAAGAGGCCTGAGCTTGGGGTCACCCTCACCAAGCTTCACTGTTGGACTCTCACCCATTACAGCAAGTGTGTCTTCCTGGATGCAGATACTTTG GTGCTATCCAACATCGACGAGCTGTTTGATAGGACAGAGTTTTCTGCAGCCCCCGACCCCGGATGGCCGGATTGCTTCAATAGCGGGGTGTTTGTCTTCCAACCGTCTCTCGAGACGCATGGCCTCTTGCTGCAGCACGCCACCGACCACGGCAGCTTTGATG GGGCAGATCAAGGCTTATTGAATAGCTTCTTCAGTAGCTGGTCGACAGCAGACATCCACAAGCACTTACCGTTCATCTATAACTTGAGCAGTAACACGGCGTACACCTACAGCCCCGCTTTCAAGCG ATTTGGCTCGAGTGTGAAGGTCGTCCACTTTTTGGGGCCCACGAAGCCCTGGAACTACAAGTACAACCCCCAGACTGGCTCGGTTTTGGAGGAGGGCTCCGGGTTGGCCAACCAGCACCAGACATCCTTCCTTAACCTCTGGTGGAAAATCTACCAGCACAGCATCCTGCCCCTTTACGAAAGCTTCCAGGATGAAGAAGATCACGCATCTCCGGGACACACC GCTGCTGTCGAGGAGTTGGGTGCAATATCAGCAGTGGGGTCCAGCCAGCCTTGGCCTGCTCAGGGCCCTGTGGAGCAGACCGTGGTCTCGGATgacaccccaccctcacccaagGGATGCCATGCGGAAGAC GTTGACCTGGCCGTGTCGGTTTTCGAGATTTCCATTGAAGAGAAGGTCAAGGAGCTGAGTCccgaggaagaaaggaggaagtgggaggagggacgCATCGATTACATGGGGAAGGATGCATTCGCGCGCATCCAGGAGAAGTTGGACCGGTTTCTGCAGTAA
- the GYG2 gene encoding glycogenin-2 isoform X1, with protein MPVSDQAFVTLATNDIYCQGALVLGQSLRNQRATRRLVVLITPQVSNLLRVILSKVFDEVIEVNLIDSADYIHLAFLKRPELGVTLTKLHCWTLTHYSKCVFLDADTLVLSNIDELFDRTEFSAAPDPGWPDCFNSGVFVFQPSLETHGLLLQHATDHGSFDGADQGLLNSFFSSWSTADIHKHLPFIYNLSSNTAYTYSPAFKRFGSSVKVVHFLGPTKPWNYKYNPQTGSVLEEGSGLANQHQTSFLNLWWKIYQHSILPLYESFQDEEDHASPGHTAAVEELGAISAVGSSQPWPAQGPVEQTVVSDDTPPSPKGCHAEDTIGWPELETSAGVRCDPLSPPSPQCADSSGTQSTSQPTDKAEGDPSLEILEPSQEPPVDVTGDPSPQDALEVDLAVSVFEISIEEKVKELSPEEERRKWEEGRIDYMGKDAFARIQEKLDRFLQ; from the exons TGTCTGACCAGGCGTTCGTGACGCTGGCCACCAACGACATCTACTGCCAGGGCGCACTGGTCCTGGGCCAGTCCCTGAGGAACCAGAGGGCGACCAGGAGGCTGGTGGTGCTCATCACCCCACAGGTGTCCAACCTGCTCAG GGTTATCCTCTCCAAGGTGTTTGATGAAGTAATCGAGGTAAACCTGATAGACAGTGCAGACTACATCCACCTGGCCTTTCTGAAGAGGCCTGAGCTTGGGGTCACCCTCACCAAGCTTCACTGTTGGACTCTCACCCATTACAGCAAGTGTGTCTTCCTGGATGCAGATACTTTG GTGCTATCCAACATCGACGAGCTGTTTGATAGGACAGAGTTTTCTGCAGCCCCCGACCCCGGATGGCCGGATTGCTTCAATAGCGGGGTGTTTGTCTTCCAACCGTCTCTCGAGACGCATGGCCTCTTGCTGCAGCACGCCACCGACCACGGCAGCTTTGATG GGGCAGATCAAGGCTTATTGAATAGCTTCTTCAGTAGCTGGTCGACAGCAGACATCCACAAGCACTTACCGTTCATCTATAACTTGAGCAGTAACACGGCGTACACCTACAGCCCCGCTTTCAAGCG ATTTGGCTCGAGTGTGAAGGTCGTCCACTTTTTGGGGCCCACGAAGCCCTGGAACTACAAGTACAACCCCCAGACTGGCTCGGTTTTGGAGGAGGGCTCCGGGTTGGCCAACCAGCACCAGACATCCTTCCTTAACCTCTGGTGGAAAATCTACCAGCACAGCATCCTGCCCCTTTACGAAAGCTTCCAGGATGAAGAAGATCACGCATCTCCGGGACACACC GCTGCTGTCGAGGAGTTGGGTGCAATATCAGCAGTGGGGTCCAGCCAGCCTTGGCCTGCTCAGGGCCCTGTGGAGCAGACCGTGGTCTCGGATgacaccccaccctcacccaagGGATGCCATGCGGAAGAC ACGATAGGGTGGCCTGAACTTGAGACATCCGCTGGAGTGAGGTGTGACCCATTGTCACCACCCTCCCCCCAATGTGCAGACTCCTCAGGGACCCAGAGCACCTCG CAGCCCACGGATAAAGCAGAAGGTGACCCATCTCTGGAAATTTTGGAACCAAGCCAGGAGCCCCCTGTGGATGTCACCGGGGACCCCAGTCCTCAGGATGCTTTGGAG GTTGACCTGGCCGTGTCGGTTTTCGAGATTTCCATTGAAGAGAAGGTCAAGGAGCTGAGTCccgaggaagaaaggaggaagtgggaggagggacgCATCGATTACATGGGGAAGGATGCATTCGCGCGCATCCAGGAGAAGTTGGACCGGTTTCTGCAGTAA
- the ARSD gene encoding arylsulfatase D isoform X5: MILALGILVAMGTAPSGKWHQGVNCESRTDHCHHPLNHGFDYFYGMPFTLVNDCHPDRPPEVDATTRAKLWLSTQMAALAVLTIAVGKVCGLISVSWKVVLGAASLVFLFFVSWYASFGFVRRWNCILMRNHDVTEQPMDLERTTSHMLREAVSYIERNKHQPFLLFLSLLHVHIPLVTTKQFLGKSQHGLYGDNVEEMDWLVGPDDLSWEKHDDYSRPVKRQTTSKHEGEVLNAIEENGLKNTTFTYFTSDHGGHLEARDERGQLGGWNGIFRGGKGMGGWEGGIRVPGIFRWPGVLPAGRVIHEPTSLMDVFPTVVQLGGGEVPQDRVIDGRSLVPLLRGAAEHSAHEFLFHYCGKYLHAARWHEKDSGRLWKVHYMTPRFHPKGAGACYGRGVCPCSGDGVTQHSPPLLFELSRDPSEARPLSPDSEPLYNMVVAQVGEAVEQHRKTLSPVPTQFSLSNIIWKPWLQPCCGTFPFCACGQDEDHSET, from the exons GAAAATGGCACCAGGGTGTAAACTGTGAATCCCGAACCGACCACTGCCACCACCCATTGAACCATGGATTTGACTATTTTTATGGCATGCCTTTCACGCTGGTGAATGACTGTCACCCAGACAGGCCCCCGGAAGTAGATGCCACCACCAGAGCAAAGCTGTGGCTTTCCACCCAGATGGCGGCCCTGGCGGTACTGACCATTGCTGTTGGCAAGGTTTGCGGGTTAATCTCCGTGTCCTGGAAGGTAGTTCTGGGTGCGGCCAGCCTCGTCTTCCTCTTCTTTGTCTCCTGGTACGCCAGCTTTGGGTTCGTGCGCCGTTGGAACTGTATCTTGATGAGAAACCATGACGTCACAGAGCAGCccatggatttggaaagaacgaCGAGTCACATGCTACGGGAGGCCGTTTCGTATATCGAAAG aaataAGCACCaaccatttcttctcttcttgtccTTGCTGCATGTACACATTCCCCTGGTAACCACAAAACAGTTTCTCGGGAAAAGCCAGCACGGCTTATATGGCGACAACGTGGAAGAGATGGATTGGCTTGTAG GACCTGATGACTTGTCCTGGGAGAAGCATGATGATTATAGTAGACCAGTAAAGAGGCAAACAACCTCAAAACATGAGG GTGAAGTCCTTAATGCCATTGAAGAAAACGGTTTGAAAAACACGACATTCACCTATTTTACCTCTGATCATGGAGGACATTTGGAGGCAAGAGACGAACGTGGCCAGCTGGGGGGATGGAATGGAATATTCAGAG GTGGCAAAGggatggggggctgggagggcggCATCCGCGTCCCGGGGATCTTCCGGTGGCCTGGGGTGCTGCCAGCTGGCCGAGTGATCCACGAGCCCACCAGCCTGATGGATGTCTTCCCCACCGTGGTCCAGCTGGGGGGCGGCGAGGTGCCCCAGGACAG GGTGATTGATGGCCGTAGCCTGGTGCCCTTGCTTCGAGGGGCTGCTGAGCACTCAGCACATGAGTTCCTGTTTCATTACTGTGGAAAGTATCTCCACGCGGCACGCTGGCACGAGAAGGACA GTGGAAGACTCTGGAAGGTCCACTACATGACGCCACGATTCCACCCCAAGGGCGCAGGGGCCTGCTACGGCCGGGGTGTGTGCCCCTGCTCGGGGGACGGTGTGACCCAGCACAGCCCGCCCCTGCTCTTTGAGCTCTCCAGGGACCCTTCTGAGGCACGGCCCCTGTCCCCTGACTCTGAACCTCTGTACAACATGGTAGTAGCACAGGTGGGTGAGGCTGTGGAGCAGCACAGAAAGACCCTGAGCCCTGTGCCCACCCAGTTTTCCCTGAGCAACATCATCTGGAAGCCGTGGCTGCAGCCTTGCTGTGGGACCTTCCCCTTCTGCGCGTGTGGGCAGGATGAAGATCACAGTGAGACATGA
- the GYG2 gene encoding glycogenin-2 isoform X2: MPVSDQAFVTLATNDIYCQGALVLGQSLRNQRATRRLVVLITPQVSNLLRVILSKVFDEVIEVNLIDSADYIHLAFLKRPELGVTLTKLHCWTLTHYSKCVFLDADTLVLSNIDELFDRTEFSAAPDPGWPDCFNSGVFVFQPSLETHGLLLQHATDHGSFDGADQGLLNSFFSSWSTADIHKHLPFIYNLSSNTAYTYSPAFKRFGSSVKVVHFLGPTKPWNYKYNPQTGSVLEEGSGLANQHQTSFLNLWWKIYQHSILPLYESFQDEEDHASPGHTAAVEELGAISAVGSSQPWPAQGPVEQTVVSDDTPPSPKGCHAEDTIGWPELETSAGVRCDPLSPPSPQCADSSGTQSTSPTDKAEGDPSLEILEPSQEPPVDVTGDPSPQDALEVDLAVSVFEISIEEKVKELSPEEERRKWEEGRIDYMGKDAFARIQEKLDRFLQ, translated from the exons TGTCTGACCAGGCGTTCGTGACGCTGGCCACCAACGACATCTACTGCCAGGGCGCACTGGTCCTGGGCCAGTCCCTGAGGAACCAGAGGGCGACCAGGAGGCTGGTGGTGCTCATCACCCCACAGGTGTCCAACCTGCTCAG GGTTATCCTCTCCAAGGTGTTTGATGAAGTAATCGAGGTAAACCTGATAGACAGTGCAGACTACATCCACCTGGCCTTTCTGAAGAGGCCTGAGCTTGGGGTCACCCTCACCAAGCTTCACTGTTGGACTCTCACCCATTACAGCAAGTGTGTCTTCCTGGATGCAGATACTTTG GTGCTATCCAACATCGACGAGCTGTTTGATAGGACAGAGTTTTCTGCAGCCCCCGACCCCGGATGGCCGGATTGCTTCAATAGCGGGGTGTTTGTCTTCCAACCGTCTCTCGAGACGCATGGCCTCTTGCTGCAGCACGCCACCGACCACGGCAGCTTTGATG GGGCAGATCAAGGCTTATTGAATAGCTTCTTCAGTAGCTGGTCGACAGCAGACATCCACAAGCACTTACCGTTCATCTATAACTTGAGCAGTAACACGGCGTACACCTACAGCCCCGCTTTCAAGCG ATTTGGCTCGAGTGTGAAGGTCGTCCACTTTTTGGGGCCCACGAAGCCCTGGAACTACAAGTACAACCCCCAGACTGGCTCGGTTTTGGAGGAGGGCTCCGGGTTGGCCAACCAGCACCAGACATCCTTCCTTAACCTCTGGTGGAAAATCTACCAGCACAGCATCCTGCCCCTTTACGAAAGCTTCCAGGATGAAGAAGATCACGCATCTCCGGGACACACC GCTGCTGTCGAGGAGTTGGGTGCAATATCAGCAGTGGGGTCCAGCCAGCCTTGGCCTGCTCAGGGCCCTGTGGAGCAGACCGTGGTCTCGGATgacaccccaccctcacccaagGGATGCCATGCGGAAGAC ACGATAGGGTGGCCTGAACTTGAGACATCCGCTGGAGTGAGGTGTGACCCATTGTCACCACCCTCCCCCCAATGTGCAGACTCCTCAGGGACCCAGAGCACCTCG CCCACGGATAAAGCAGAAGGTGACCCATCTCTGGAAATTTTGGAACCAAGCCAGGAGCCCCCTGTGGATGTCACCGGGGACCCCAGTCCTCAGGATGCTTTGGAG GTTGACCTGGCCGTGTCGGTTTTCGAGATTTCCATTGAAGAGAAGGTCAAGGAGCTGAGTCccgaggaagaaaggaggaagtgggaggagggacgCATCGATTACATGGGGAAGGATGCATTCGCGCGCATCCAGGAGAAGTTGGACCGGTTTCTGCAGTAA